One Papaver somniferum cultivar HN1 unplaced genomic scaffold, ASM357369v1 unplaced-scaffold_76, whole genome shotgun sequence genomic window, AGTTTCAACGCAGCATCAAATAAGACCAGCTAAACATTCTAATCAGAAACAGTGCAAAATCGGGGTTCACTAATCTGCTAGGATTTATTCCAAAAGGATGAAAATTTAATAGAATAATAATCAAAAGTATAAAGAAATAACTCGATTTATACTTACCTTCTGGCTTTAATACTAAGTTGGTTTTACAAAATCATCCCGGCTTTTAGCGGGAGCAAAAAATCGGATTTATACTTGAGAAGTTTTTCTTCTGGTGGCCTCTTCTAACGTGTGGCCTCAATCAAAGCTTTGTTTGCTTTAACACGAGGGTCGGCCCTGTGTTTTGGTCACttccttttttcttttacttAACTTTTGTATTATAATATTTGTCAAAGAAAATTAAAGTGATATAAGGTCTAACAAAATTTCTTATTGATCTCTACAATTTTATCGTCcgaatatattttttatttaaactaTTTAGTGCGAGTTGGTTTATTCAACCAGACTTTTGTTGGAAAATTGACACTAAacagggtgaagaaaagaatgttgtctCTGGGTTCTTGGCTCTAATGTTagattcttttcgacaattattcgacccttCCCTATAAGATTAGCGAGTACAAATAGGTCAATGAATATTgccgtcaggatacttgaagccTCACAACAGTGTTGGATTCAAAGGTTGTACAACCTTGACCCAACTAAGAACACACAGGAGAAGTTTCTGGTGATGCTTTTTAGAAAGAAAACATAGAGAGTTGAGATGTATTTTGAATGGAAAAATAGGATGTTATTTACAGAGGATTATACATCCGTTGAGGATGACTCTTTATCTCCAACAGGCATCTTTTCAGAGTGAATTGACATCTCTTCCTTCAACAGACAATAATGGTGCCTATTGGAAAACAATGTTTCTGTTCAGTTTTCTAACTGTCAACGAAAACCCTAAAACAGAAAAATTCCTACGAGACGCTGTCTCGCATTATGTTCAGGTCGATCAGCGAACTCTGCCATAGAGCCTACAATTAAGGgtttattgaaaatatccaacaacttTTTCATCTACTTGCTATTATTTATGGGCGATATTTTTATTTATGTAAACTTTTGGGAGGTAGTTTCCTACAAGTTATTGCTATCAAGTTTTAGAGGTTGATTGTGAACATGATAGTTGTTTTTTGTTGTCAAGTTTTCGTGTATATGAACTTTTGGAATCTGATTTAAACTTCTTATAAATAccacataattcaaattttgtctCATGAAGTACACCTATAAACTCATCAATGAATAAGATAAAGTATTTATTACCTTTATATATTGGTGTGTTCTTCATTGGCCCACATACCTCGACATGTACTAATCCAAGATTTTTTTTTGCTCTCCATGCTAGATGATTTGGGAATGGTTGGTGTTGTTGCTTTCCAAGTGCACAACCTGCATACACTCTTTTCTTGTGATCGGTGTGATGAGGAAGTCCTTGCACCATGTTTTTTTTGGAAAGTACCTTGAGACTGGTGAACTTCAGGTGCTCAAGTATTTTATCCCTTAACCATGTTTCATCTATGGTTTTCATCCTCATTGCTACGTTGTTTTCTTTTTGAAACTTAATCGTACAACTTCTATTTTTCTCAGTCTTTATACTCTTCTTCACTTgtattttgttcttgtgtttcttTTCATACCCAAGCTCTACATGTTGCCCAGCATTTACTAGAAAACTTTGTGCCAAATGGGGAACATATAACACATCTTTGCTTGTTTGTACACAAATTATACCTCTTTCTTTGGCTTGAGCAATGTTTCCCTTTCCAATTTCTACAAGAGAACCCACGTACGAATCCATGTCGAAAAATAATTTCTTCTCACCATACATATGAGAAGTACAACCACAATTTACAAACCACACTTCACTTTTAGTTTCCATAGCAGTTTTACAAGTATTCAAcaagttttctttatcttccttctCTTCAACACTACTGGTTTGTTGATTGTCTATGTACACACAATATTTTTCCAAATACCCATACTTCTTACTATTGAAACTTTGAGGTTTTCTTTTGTTCAAACAATccttctccaaatgaccaatcTTCTTATAAAAATTGCACTTTGACACTTGTTGAGAATCACCCTTTTGGTAGTTGTTAGAACCTCGTCCtccttttttatatttttcttctcCTTTGTAATTTTTTGAAATATCATCCTTGTATTCATTCTTCTTCACATATGAATGTTTTGAATTCAAGTTGATTTTTAATTGAAATGCAATTTGAATCGACTTCTCAGAGTGTTGTGATACCCTCTGCTCATAGACTCTCGATGAATCCCATGATTCTTTTGACTTCCATGTAGAGAAATATTTTGTTTCCTCCAAATCagccacaataataacaaaattTTCTAGCAAGCAAATCAAAATGTTTTTAAAAATTTTTCTTTCGTCTTCCCACCACATACCATCAATAGTCAATTCTCCCACATCAGTCTTCACGTATAAACCCCATTGTTAAGCAGGTCTTGATGGTTTTGTTTCTTATCTATCCAAGAGATTTGGTAGTCCAATATAAACATCCCactattggaaaaaaaaaatgttccaTATTCTATTAGTGTTGTGGGCTTCTAGTCAACAGCTACCATTCTTTACTtttcaagaaaaaacaaaaattaaaacccAATGTATAGATTCATCTCCCTTGACCATACCTAGTCTAGCTATCAGTTCCAATCATCATAAATCCTAATAATAAATTACAAAAGGGCATCCGAAGCAATTGCAATAATTGGGTATAATAGATGCTATCGTACTAAAATCATACTCAATTTGAAGGATCGTTTGTTCTTACAACAGATCTTCTGTAATTTTGCATGTAAGGTtacttttcttgatttttttcggGTTATTGAcgacttaatttttttttaaagaaattggACATTCATTAATAAAGAATAGTAAGAAGGTTTCGCATTATtccatttttttcccttttttgtaTTTCGTACTAAAtgcatatatataaataaattccTCCTCTCttcggaaaaaaaagaaaaaaatatatacaaacgcTAAACAGATTAAGGTGGCTGCCATACAAAGAGATATCCCCACAGAACATCCAATTGTTAAAGGGTCCGACAAGATTAATAACTTAATCATTGTTAGATAGCCGATCAAAACAACGCTAATGAAAAGTCATAATGAAACCCAAAAATGTAGGCCTTTCCTGCTATCCACGCACCACAATCCCTACCAATTAAACATGCTTTCATGgggataaaaaaaatcaaaacaaaacaaaaaggtaACCCTTTCattcttaaacaaaaaaaataactatTTCATTCTTTTTTGATGTTTATAGAGAAAATTTATGGTTGGTTACTTTCTGTCCATCTTTATCCTGGATGGATATTGAGTAAAAGGAATTGTTCCTTGCTAGGGCTGAAATTTTGAGAATAGACTTAAATGCCCGGAAAAAATAAGTAATCAGGGGAATCTACAGCTGAATGAAGCTTCGTTTAGTCTACATTATCACTTAGTTTTGTACGTATTACATGGTTTTGTATGACAGTTAGGAGACTTTAATAACTCCTTCGTCTTTAAAAAAAAGATATTCAAGGATTAGTCTACGAGTGAATTGGGGGAGTTTAATATATTTTGAATCTTGAGGATTTTAAGGGTGTATGAGTggaatatcgcacatatcaataagtatgcgaagtaaggattatctgatGTAAGCGAGGACTATC contains:
- the LOC113344283 gene encoding uncharacterized protein LOC113344283, whose translation is MWWEDERKIFKNILICLLENFVIIVADLEETKYFSTWKSKESWDSSRVYEQRVSQHSEKSIQIAFQLKINLNSKHSYVKKNEYKDDISKNYKGEEKYKKGGRGSNNYQKGDSQQVSKCNFYKKIGHLEKDCLNKRKPQSFNSKKYGYLEKYCVYIDNQQTSSVEEKEDKENLLNTCKTAMETKSEVWFVNCGCTSHMYGEKKLFFDMDSYVGSLVEIGKGNIAQAKERGIICVQTSKDVLYVPHLAQSFLVNAGQHVELGYEKKHKNKIQVKKSIKTEKNRSCTIKFQKENNVAMRMKTIDETWLRDKILEHLKFTSLKVLSKKNMVQGLPHHTDHKKRVYAGCALGKQQHQPFPNHLAWRAKKNLGLVHVEVCGPMKNTPIYKAFPAPPPTPPGPEYYILAIQWAYTVCGSQPSRSSSNFQKEFTIHGLWRYPELPSTPNSFKPGALAPIKAMLEKDWINAKKNNTNNQFWKHEYKKHGVRTSFSTTRLYFSKGLEAYGTLEKFGLGNFLVRLFAGKAASEQFIFTQLKSHLRNKNVGMICSTDGKSNLKELQLCFKYQVNTGIQGWTLDNLPFRRRCPTGDIRLPLL